The Lutra lutra chromosome 15, mLutLut1.2, whole genome shotgun sequence genome includes a region encoding these proteins:
- the LOC125085940 gene encoding uncharacterized protein C12orf31 homolog codes for MAKSLRSKWKRKMRAEKRKKNAPKELSRLKSILKIDSDVLMKDVQEIATVVVPKHCQEKTQCVVQDEKDDMKMETEIKRNKKSLLDQHGQYPIWMNQRQRKRLKAKREKGKGKSKAKAAKAAKGLAW; via the coding sequence ATGGCTAAAAGCTTACGGAGtaagtggaagaggaagatgcgtgcagaaaagagaaaaaagaatgccCCAAAGGAACTCAGCCGACTGAAAAGTATTCTTAAAATAGATAGTGATGTTTTAATGAAAGATGTTCAAGAGATAGCAACTGTGGTGGTACCCAAACATTGTCAAGAGAAAACTCAGTGTGTGGTACAAGATGAAAAAGATGACATGAAAATGGAGACTgaaattaagagaaacaaaaagagtcTTCTAGACCAGCATGGACAGTACCCCATATGGATGAAccagagacaaaggaaaaggctGAAGGCAAAGCgagaaaaagggaaggggaaaagcaaagcaaaagcagCAAAGGCGGCCAAGGGTTTGGCCTGGTAG